A stretch of the Streptomyces sp. NBC_01428 genome encodes the following:
- a CDS encoding DUF1838 family protein, with protein sequence MTTPAELLRSLARTRASLDGEEVTYWWTGDVYSWSPDEPYQRVFGFEGINVARLIQDPEDGPDAYRLLTREAAFYLDPVTRDILETWQELPVVHVWNDPANQKWRPFPVPTTDLGDQVCFSLEIPLSYPSPLPVAQYPVHSAGDTYKALELFQFFADRADLAGTAPGVPATMSWTRMSPWLPWMARGPRPGGLTYHCRGRKLSSSAEVPERIRAYIADHHPEFAQAPEKWSEPNETSWTYFRRLNPPA encoded by the coding sequence ATGACGACCCCCGCTGAGCTGCTCCGTTCCCTCGCCCGCACCCGAGCGTCGCTCGACGGCGAGGAGGTCACGTACTGGTGGACGGGAGACGTGTACTCCTGGTCGCCCGACGAGCCGTACCAGCGCGTGTTCGGCTTCGAAGGCATCAATGTCGCCCGCCTGATCCAGGACCCCGAGGACGGCCCGGACGCGTACCGCCTGCTCACCCGCGAGGCCGCCTTCTACCTGGATCCCGTCACCCGCGACATCCTGGAGACCTGGCAGGAACTGCCGGTGGTGCACGTCTGGAACGATCCCGCCAACCAGAAGTGGCGCCCCTTCCCGGTCCCGACGACCGACCTCGGTGACCAGGTCTGCTTCAGTCTGGAGATCCCCCTCTCCTACCCGTCACCCCTGCCGGTGGCCCAATACCCCGTGCACTCGGCCGGCGACACCTACAAGGCATTGGAACTCTTCCAGTTCTTCGCCGACCGCGCCGACCTGGCCGGCACCGCGCCCGGCGTCCCCGCCACCATGTCGTGGACCCGTATGTCGCCCTGGCTCCCGTGGATGGCCCGCGGTCCGCGCCCGGGCGGCCTCACCTACCACTGCCGCGGCCGCAAGCTCAGCTCCTCCGCTGAGGTACCCGAACGCATCCGCGCCTACATCGCGGACCACCACCCGGAGTTCGCCCAGGCACCGGAGAAGTGGAGCGAGCCGAACGAGACGAGCTGGACGTACTTCCGCAGGCTCAATCCGCCGGCGTAG
- a CDS encoding dihydrofolate reductase family protein translates to MRKLIAGSFVTLDNVVQDPGGFGEIDRGGWALEYFDEASRRRATDALLASDTFLLGRATYETLEKAWSNNTGPYAEAMNDLPKVVVTNTLRGPLPWNATALPGDAAQTVADLKQQPGGTIVMYGSFTLMRTLLQHELIDELNLSVHPVVVGEGRRLFDTALPHGLTFAAATPSATGVVTLTYTP, encoded by the coding sequence ATGCGCAAGCTGATCGCTGGATCATTCGTCACCCTCGACAACGTCGTCCAGGATCCGGGCGGGTTCGGCGAGATCGATCGTGGTGGCTGGGCGCTGGAGTACTTCGACGAGGCCTCGCGCCGCCGCGCCACCGACGCGCTGTTGGCGAGCGACACCTTCCTCCTGGGGCGAGCGACGTACGAGACGCTCGAGAAGGCGTGGTCGAACAACACCGGCCCGTACGCCGAGGCGATGAACGACCTTCCCAAGGTCGTCGTCACGAACACGCTGAGGGGCCCGTTGCCCTGGAACGCGACCGCCCTCCCCGGTGACGCGGCGCAGACGGTCGCCGACCTCAAGCAGCAGCCCGGCGGCACCATCGTCATGTACGGCAGCTTCACCCTGATGCGAACGTTGCTGCAGCACGAGCTGATCGACGAACTCAACCTCAGCGTCCACCCCGTCGTCGTCGGCGAGGGCCGGCGCCTCTTCGACACCGCGCTGCCGCACGGGTTGACGTTCGCGGCGGCGACCCCGAGTGCCACGGGTGTCGTGACGCTGACCTACACCCCGTAG
- a CDS encoding saccharopine dehydrogenase family protein, whose translation MRVLLVGAGGVGTAITRIAARRTFFEAMVVADYDPARAEAAVTAVGDDPRFVAARVDASDTAAVAELLALHRCDVLLNATDPRFVMPLFQAARAGGANYLDMAMSLSRPHPERPYEECGVKLGDGQFAEAEDWEKAGSLALIGMGVEPGLSDVFARFAADELFDEIEEIGIRDGANLTVDGYDFAPSFSIWTTIEECLNPPVVYEADRGWFTTEPFSEPEVFDFPEGIGEVECVNVEHEEVLLVPRWVDARRVTFKYGLGNEFIETLKTLHLLGLDRTEPVTVAGADGPVAVSPRDVVAACLPDPATLGERMHGKTCAGTWVRGSKDGAPREVYLYHVVDNQWSMAEYGSQAVVWQTAINPVVALELVANGTWTGAGVLGPEAFPARPFLELLTAYGSPWGMREQ comes from the coding sequence ATGCGTGTACTGCTCGTAGGAGCCGGTGGTGTGGGTACCGCGATCACCCGGATCGCGGCGCGACGTACGTTCTTCGAGGCGATGGTGGTCGCCGACTACGACCCGGCCCGGGCGGAGGCCGCCGTCACGGCGGTGGGCGACGACCCGCGGTTCGTCGCGGCCCGCGTCGACGCGAGTGACACCGCGGCGGTGGCGGAGCTGCTGGCCCTCCACCGTTGCGACGTCCTGCTGAACGCGACCGACCCGCGCTTCGTCATGCCGCTGTTCCAGGCGGCGCGTGCCGGCGGCGCGAACTACCTCGACATGGCGATGTCGCTCTCCCGGCCGCACCCGGAGCGACCGTACGAGGAGTGCGGGGTCAAGCTCGGCGACGGCCAGTTCGCGGAGGCGGAGGACTGGGAGAAGGCGGGCTCGCTCGCACTCATCGGCATGGGCGTGGAACCGGGCCTGTCGGATGTGTTCGCGCGGTTCGCGGCCGACGAGCTCTTCGACGAGATCGAGGAGATCGGCATCCGTGACGGCGCGAACCTCACCGTCGACGGCTACGACTTCGCGCCCTCCTTCAGTATCTGGACCACCATCGAGGAGTGCCTGAACCCGCCGGTCGTGTACGAGGCGGACCGCGGCTGGTTCACCACCGAGCCGTTCAGCGAACCCGAGGTGTTCGACTTCCCCGAGGGCATCGGTGAGGTCGAGTGCGTGAACGTGGAGCACGAGGAGGTGCTGCTGGTGCCCCGCTGGGTGGACGCCCGGCGCGTCACCTTCAAGTACGGCCTCGGGAACGAGTTCATCGAGACGCTCAAGACGCTCCATCTGCTCGGGCTCGACCGCACGGAGCCGGTGACGGTCGCCGGAGCCGACGGGCCGGTCGCGGTGTCGCCGCGGGACGTCGTCGCGGCCTGTCTGCCCGACCCGGCGACGCTGGGTGAGCGCATGCACGGGAAGACCTGCGCGGGCACCTGGGTCCGCGGCAGCAAGGACGGCGCACCGCGCGAGGTGTACCTCTACCACGTGGTCGACAACCAGTGGTCGATGGCGGAGTACGGCAGTCAGGCCGTGGTCTGGCAGACGGCGATCAATCCCGTCGTCGCCCTCGAACTCGTCGCGAACGGCACCTGGACCGGTGCCGGCGTCCTTGGGCCGGAAGCTTTCCCGGCCCGCCCCTTCCTGGAGCTGCTGACGGCGTACGGCTCCCCGTGGGGCATGCGGGAGCAGTGA
- a CDS encoding TetR/AcrR family transcriptional regulator → MAKPVVPEEKRRRRRPTRSGTVLSEQLIVETALRMLREHGSAGFTARRLGLALDCDPSTLYRYFRGMDDLTLAIADALIGQALRGWEPTGEWRADLRAMGLRIHAAYVAHPQAAQLTTSRVSGRANELAADEMVLELLRTAGFPLPDTVRIYHAFIDQTLAFAALDAASLALPSAALRADEAMWRSTYARLPATTHPRIAEAAPLLATRMVTSAYPTALDMLLDSAAAQLTRSPSPDRA, encoded by the coding sequence GTGGCGAAACCCGTGGTGCCCGAGGAGAAACGGCGCCGCCGCCGCCCCACCCGCAGCGGCACCGTGCTCTCCGAACAACTGATCGTCGAGACCGCACTGCGCATGCTGCGCGAGCACGGGAGCGCCGGCTTCACCGCGCGCCGCCTCGGCCTGGCGCTCGACTGCGACCCGAGCACGCTCTACCGCTACTTCCGCGGTATGGACGACCTGACCCTCGCCATCGCCGACGCGCTCATAGGCCAGGCACTGCGGGGCTGGGAGCCGACGGGGGAGTGGCGGGCCGACCTGCGGGCCATGGGGCTGCGCATCCACGCCGCCTACGTCGCCCACCCGCAGGCCGCCCAGCTGACCACCAGCCGTGTCAGCGGCCGGGCCAACGAGCTGGCGGCCGACGAGATGGTCCTGGAACTGCTGCGCACGGCAGGCTTTCCGCTGCCCGACACCGTGCGGATCTACCACGCCTTCATCGACCAGACGCTCGCCTTCGCCGCCCTCGACGCGGCCTCGCTCGCCCTGCCCAGTGCCGCGCTGCGCGCCGACGAGGCCATGTGGCGGTCCACGTACGCCCGGCTGCCCGCCACGACGCATCCCCGTATCGCCGAGGCGGCTCCGCTCCTCGCCACCCGCATGGTCACCAGCGCCTACCCGACAGCCCTGGACATGCTGCTGGACAGCGCCGCCGCGCAACTGACGCGGTCGCCGTCCCCGGACAGGGCCTGA
- a CDS encoding VOC family protein gives MLTGIVIDALDVRRMRRFWLEATRGRTNGLEVRCVAASEPRAAHKNRLHLDLAGGVHWEAEVTRLLGLGATRVDIGQGDVPWDVLADPEGNEFCVLRPGHPGVIADSGLVAICLDVAEGDRHAQSAFWQAQADWRTVEDHDWGVRLRKEPTSTVSLVMGPPATPKAGRNRLRLEVSRRAGDTGEFHDPGDNEFHVRGGALVPVPAARPSFPR, from the coding sequence ATGCTGACCGGGATCGTGATCGACGCGCTTGATGTGCGACGTATGCGTCGCTTCTGGCTGGAGGCGACTCGGGGGCGGACGAACGGCCTCGAAGTGCGGTGTGTGGCAGCCTCGGAGCCGAGGGCCGCGCACAAGAACCGGCTTCACCTCGACCTCGCGGGTGGGGTGCACTGGGAGGCCGAGGTGACGCGCCTGCTCGGGCTCGGCGCGACGCGGGTGGACATCGGGCAGGGGGATGTCCCGTGGGACGTGCTGGCCGATCCGGAGGGCAACGAGTTCTGCGTGCTGCGCCCTGGTCACCCTGGTGTGATCGCCGACTCCGGGCTCGTCGCGATCTGCCTGGACGTCGCCGAGGGCGATCGCCACGCGCAGTCGGCCTTCTGGCAGGCCCAGGCCGACTGGCGCACGGTCGAGGACCACGACTGGGGCGTACGCCTGCGCAAGGAACCCACCAGCACCGTCTCACTGGTGATGGGACCACCCGCCACACCGAAGGCCGGCCGCAACAGACTGCGCCTGGAGGTCAGCCGGCGCGCCGGGGACACGGGCGAGTTCCACGACCCGGGCGACAACGAGTTCCACGTCAGGGGCGGAGCTCTTGTTCCCGTACCAGCCGCGCGCCCATCGTTCCCTAGGTGA
- a CDS encoding GNAT family N-acetyltransferase, which translates to MNRHQQGPPPTERLSFRQMAEGDLDDMAALLGDPDVMRHYPRPRTREESLAWIQWNQRLYQQEGFGLWLVSLRATGEFVGGCGLTPQEIEGVTELEVGYHVRADLQGNGFATEAARACRDHARDALGATRLIAIVRPDNLASQRVAAKIGLPFEREAVSRSGLPVRVHATSL; encoded by the coding sequence GTGAACCGGCACCAGCAGGGTCCGCCGCCCACCGAGAGGCTCTCGTTCCGGCAGATGGCCGAGGGCGACCTCGACGACATGGCCGCACTCCTCGGCGATCCGGACGTCATGCGCCACTATCCGAGGCCCAGAACCCGGGAGGAATCCCTGGCTTGGATTCAGTGGAACCAGCGTCTCTACCAGCAGGAGGGGTTCGGACTCTGGCTGGTCTCGCTCCGGGCCACCGGAGAGTTCGTCGGAGGCTGCGGCCTGACACCTCAGGAGATCGAGGGCGTCACGGAGTTGGAGGTCGGCTACCACGTCCGGGCCGACCTCCAGGGGAACGGGTTCGCGACCGAGGCGGCGCGGGCCTGCCGCGATCACGCCCGCGACGCCCTCGGCGCGACGCGTCTCATCGCGATCGTCCGACCGGACAACCTCGCCTCGCAGCGGGTCGCCGCGAAGATCGGGCTCCCGTTCGAGCGGGAGGCCGTCTCCCGGTCAGGACTCCCCGTCCGTGTCCACGCCACGTCTCTGTGA
- a CDS encoding transporter substrate-binding domain-containing protein, which produces MEITTASVVEDLAPAGALRASINLGNPVLAQGTPAEPRGVTVDIAREIGRRLGVPVELLCFDAARTSFEAMASGAADICFLAVEPAREAEVAFTAPYVVIEGVYAVPVGSPLTSVAEVDRPGVRIGVKHGSAYDLFLTRTLQRATVVRGDEGVDVFRTQGLEVAAGIRQPLAGFVAANAGEVRLIEERFMEIRQAVGTSRQHAPETVRFLHDVVEELKADGFVTDALRRSHQSETLVAPLARTRG; this is translated from the coding sequence ATGGAGATCACGACCGCTTCCGTCGTTGAGGATCTGGCCCCGGCCGGTGCACTGAGGGCCTCCATCAACCTGGGCAATCCCGTCCTCGCGCAGGGCACGCCCGCCGAGCCCCGCGGGGTCACGGTGGACATCGCGCGGGAGATCGGCCGGCGTCTGGGAGTGCCGGTGGAGCTGCTGTGCTTCGACGCGGCGCGCACGTCGTTCGAGGCGATGGCGTCGGGCGCGGCGGACATCTGTTTTCTCGCCGTGGAACCGGCGCGCGAGGCGGAGGTCGCGTTCACCGCCCCCTACGTGGTGATCGAGGGCGTGTACGCGGTGCCCGTCGGCTCCCCCCTCACTTCGGTCGCCGAGGTCGACCGGCCCGGCGTCCGGATCGGGGTGAAGCACGGCTCCGCGTACGACCTCTTCCTGACCCGGACCCTCCAGCGGGCAACGGTCGTCCGCGGTGACGAAGGCGTGGACGTCTTCCGCACGCAGGGCCTGGAGGTCGCCGCCGGGATCCGTCAGCCTCTGGCCGGGTTCGTGGCGGCGAACGCGGGCGAAGTCCGGCTGATCGAGGAGCGGTTCATGGAGATCCGGCAGGCGGTGGGAACGTCGCGTCAGCACGCGCCGGAGACCGTACGGTTCCTGCACGACGTGGTCGAGGAACTGAAGGCGGACGGTTTCGTGACCGACGCGCTGCGCCGCTCCCACCAGTCGGAGACGCTGGTCGCACCGCTCGCACGCACGCGCGGCTGA
- a CDS encoding TetR/AcrR family transcriptional regulator, producing MGRTSDAREKILGAAQSLIELRGYSALGVAEICKAAGVPKGSFYYFFESKEALALAVIDEQWAGQKTAWARALGSDEEPLIRLRRLFEDTEAAQLAGQQNCGTVSGCMFGNLTLEMSNQTESVRARLQAIFEEQVGMVESVVSEALARHDIAVTDSREAARAVVAQLEGQVLFAKLYNNTRQLGPLWANCLALLGASMPQESAAGI from the coding sequence ATGGGACGTACCAGCGACGCGAGAGAGAAGATCCTCGGCGCCGCGCAGTCACTCATCGAGCTGCGTGGCTATTCGGCGCTGGGGGTGGCCGAGATCTGCAAGGCGGCCGGCGTGCCGAAGGGGAGCTTCTACTACTTCTTCGAGTCCAAGGAGGCTCTCGCTCTCGCTGTGATCGACGAGCAGTGGGCCGGACAGAAGACAGCCTGGGCGAGGGCCCTCGGCAGCGATGAGGAACCGCTGATCCGGCTCCGTCGGCTGTTCGAGGACACGGAAGCCGCCCAGCTCGCCGGTCAGCAGAACTGCGGCACCGTGTCGGGCTGCATGTTCGGGAACCTCACGCTGGAGATGAGCAACCAGACCGAGTCCGTACGGGCACGGCTGCAGGCGATCTTCGAGGAGCAGGTCGGCATGGTCGAGTCGGTCGTCTCCGAGGCGCTCGCCCGCCACGACATCGCGGTGACCGACAGCCGGGAGGCCGCGCGGGCGGTCGTCGCCCAGCTGGAGGGCCAGGTCCTGTTCGCCAAGCTGTACAACAACACCCGGCAGCTCGGCCCCCTGTGGGCGAACTGCCTGGCCTTGCTCGGCGCGTCGATGCCGCAGGAGTCCGCTGCGGGGATCTGA
- a CDS encoding muconolactone Delta-isomerase family protein, with amino-acid sequence MREFLVEITTTVPEGTPQEEVDRRRAAEAVHARELAATGHLARLWRPVGELRSIGIWRGDDEDDLREKVLGTLPLSPWMTFEVTPLESHPNDPGSADTTA; translated from the coding sequence ATGCGTGAGTTCCTTGTCGAGATCACCACGACCGTCCCGGAGGGGACCCCGCAGGAAGAGGTGGACCGGCGGCGGGCCGCCGAAGCCGTCCACGCACGCGAACTGGCCGCCACCGGCCACCTGGCACGCCTGTGGCGCCCGGTCGGCGAGCTGCGCAGCATCGGCATCTGGCGCGGAGACGACGAGGACGACCTCAGGGAGAAGGTGCTGGGCACCCTTCCGCTGAGCCCGTGGATGACCTTCGAGGTCACACCGCTGGAATCCCACCCGAACGACCCGGGGAGCGCGGACACGACGGCGTGA
- a CDS encoding YbfB/YjiJ family MFS transporter: MGVGRFVFTPIVPLMHTQARLSPGAGAHLATANYVGYLVGALAGILAPSLVRSPALLRASLVVLVGSLAAMPATHSTVLWMALRLLAGVASALVFVIAVSSLLSHLREHPAHLTGWAFGGVGAGIALSGLLVLAVRSFADWRAAWWASAVLAAFLSVVAWNLRPEGAPERSAATAVPDPAGGRSRRARTGRWFAALFTSYTLEGVGYIVAGTFLVAAIEQGSPGWIGSGAWVVVGLAALPSSALWAWLGRRWSRPGLLCAALVIQAVGIALPALFGGVTAALISAVLFGATFIGISTLALATGAHLRFPRSVALLTAGYSVGQIAGPLLVAPLLQHGYRQALLLASGVVLAAAVSAAVLRSGFPHRIVAAEHGTGGGRAGTAQPVPGPEGRAG; the protein is encoded by the coding sequence ATGGGCGTCGGCCGGTTCGTGTTCACCCCGATCGTCCCCCTGATGCACACCCAGGCGCGACTGTCCCCGGGCGCGGGCGCGCATCTGGCCACCGCCAACTACGTCGGCTACCTCGTCGGGGCACTCGCCGGCATCCTGGCGCCCTCCCTGGTCCGCTCCCCCGCCCTCCTGCGCGCGAGCCTGGTCGTCCTGGTCGGCAGCCTGGCGGCCATGCCCGCGACCCACAGCACCGTCCTGTGGATGGCGTTGCGGCTGCTGGCAGGGGTGGCCAGCGCGCTGGTCTTCGTCATCGCGGTCAGCTCGCTCCTGAGCCACCTGCGCGAGCATCCGGCCCACCTGACCGGCTGGGCGTTCGGCGGTGTCGGCGCCGGCATCGCCCTGTCCGGCCTGCTGGTCCTCGCCGTGCGGTCCTTCGCCGACTGGCGGGCCGCCTGGTGGGCCTCGGCCGTACTCGCCGCGTTCCTCTCCGTCGTGGCGTGGAACCTCCGCCCCGAAGGCGCACCTGAGCGATCGGCCGCGACGGCGGTGCCCGACCCTGCCGGCGGCCGTTCACGGAGGGCACGCACAGGGCGCTGGTTCGCCGCCCTGTTCACCTCGTACACCCTGGAAGGTGTCGGCTACATCGTCGCCGGCACGTTTCTGGTCGCCGCGATCGAACAGGGCTCACCCGGTTGGATCGGCAGCGGCGCCTGGGTGGTGGTCGGTCTGGCCGCTCTGCCGTCCTCCGCACTGTGGGCCTGGCTGGGGCGTCGTTGGTCCCGGCCCGGTCTGCTGTGTGCCGCGCTCGTGATCCAGGCGGTGGGCATCGCCCTGCCCGCTCTGTTCGGCGGTGTGACGGCCGCCCTGATCTCGGCGGTCCTGTTCGGCGCGACGTTCATCGGCATCAGCACCCTCGCGCTCGCCACGGGCGCCCATCTGCGGTTCCCTCGGTCCGTCGCCCTGCTGACCGCCGGTTACTCGGTCGGGCAGATCGCCGGTCCTCTTCTCGTCGCGCCTCTGCTCCAGCACGGCTACCGACAGGCGCTGCTGCTGGCGTCCGGTGTGGTGCTCGCGGCTGCCGTGTCAGCGGCCGTCCTGCGGAGCGGGTTCCCGCACCGGATCGTCGCGGCGGAGCACGGCACGGGCGGCGGGCGAGCCGGAACCGCCCAGCCTGTCCCGGGCCCGGAAGGGCGGGCCGGCTGA